In one Bacillus sp. Marseille-P3661 genomic region, the following are encoded:
- a CDS encoding homoserine dehydrogenase, with protein MKHRLALIGFGGVGQGLIDILKKKQNYLKESLEIDIEVVAITDINKGSIYHPDGLDLEMVSTVMNQWGSLKDYPDYEGLQKNWDSLKTIRESNADTIIEITYTNVKTGQPAIDHCKAAFQHGKNVVMSNKGPVAIAYKELSELAAKHRVQWGFEGTVMSGTPAIRLPLATLVGNEITEIRGILNGTTNFILGKMEEGDKYETALKEAQRLGYAEADPTSDVEGYDARYKIAILANVILNTPLKVEDIECKGITTITLEDIEQAKMENKRWKLLGSISKSTDGIKAVVQPEKVALTDPLAGVSGATNAITYTCDMSGPITLIGAGAGLIETGYALLIDIININRNSLFH; from the coding sequence TTGAAGCATAGGCTGGCTTTGATTGGCTTTGGTGGTGTGGGGCAAGGATTAATAGATATTTTGAAAAAAAAACAAAACTACTTGAAAGAATCACTAGAAATTGATATAGAGGTTGTTGCGATAACAGACATTAACAAAGGATCTATCTATCACCCTGATGGACTTGATTTAGAAATGGTTTCAACCGTTATGAACCAATGGGGAAGTTTGAAAGATTATCCTGATTATGAGGGGCTTCAAAAAAACTGGGATAGCTTAAAAACGATTAGAGAAAGTAATGCTGATACGATCATAGAGATTACTTATACAAATGTAAAAACAGGGCAACCCGCTATAGACCATTGTAAAGCTGCTTTTCAGCATGGGAAAAACGTTGTGATGAGTAATAAGGGACCTGTAGCAATTGCATATAAAGAGTTATCTGAGTTGGCAGCAAAGCATCGTGTTCAATGGGGATTTGAAGGGACAGTCATGAGTGGGACACCAGCTATTCGTTTGCCGCTAGCAACACTAGTGGGAAACGAAATTACTGAAATACGAGGAATACTAAATGGGACGACTAATTTCATATTGGGAAAAATGGAAGAGGGAGATAAATACGAGACAGCCTTAAAGGAAGCGCAGCGACTAGGATACGCGGAAGCTGATCCCACCAGTGATGTTGAAGGATATGATGCCCGCTATAAAATAGCAATCCTAGCAAATGTTATATTAAATACGCCATTAAAGGTAGAAGATATCGAGTGCAAAGGCATTACCACCATTACTTTAGAGGATATTGAACAAGCAAAAATGGAAAATAAGCGATGGAAGTTGCTTGGTAGTATTTCTAAAAGCACAGATGGAATCAAGGCAGTTGTCCAACCAGAAAAAGTGGCTTTGACTGATCCGCTTGCAGGCGTATCAGGTGCAACCAACGCAATAACGTATACATGTGATATGTCTGGTCCTATCACTTTAATTGGTGCTGGTGCAGGTTTAATAGAAACTGGATATGCTTTATTAATTGATATTATTAATATCAATCGAAACTCCCTATTTCATTAA